TCTGAGAAAAATagccagtaaaaaaaaattatgttgcATCAGAAACAAGCAGCCTTGAGATAAGCATGCTTTTTTATTCATCGCCATGTTTACACTCATTTACTTACTTTTAGGTCGTTGTGATTTCCtttatcttgtgtttttttgtgtgtgtttactatAAGTAGTTATATTTGCAAAAATAATTTGTCACTTTATACTCATGAAATTGGGACATTATTGGCACATTTAAAGGCTCACACTAaattgtctgttttctctcatcttCTTCTGCAGGTTCGCTGAAGGCGCAGCAGGTTTGATGCCCACAGCTTCACTATGGAGCTGTCAGATTTAATGAACGGGCGACAGAGAAAGTTGGGGGGTGGCAGTGCTCTCTCTGAGAACATGAGGAGCACCAACAGGGAAGAAATAAGCTCCTCTGAACCAGAGGTGGACGATGAGGCAGACGGGCTTCTCAGAGGGTCGGACTCGGAGGACAGGAGGCACGGCAGAGTCCGGCCGGGAATTCGTGGCGAGTTGGGAAACgtgcttcttcttttgttcCTTTACGTGTTGCAAGGGATTCCTCTTGGATTGGCCGGCAGCATCCCGCTGATTTTACAGAGTAAGAGTGTCAGCTACAGAGACCAAGCCTTCTTCAGCTTTGTCTTCTGGCCGTTTAGTCTCAAGCTTCTCTGGGCACCACTGGTGGATGCACTGTACTTCAGCCGGTTTGGCCGAAGGTGAGAATGAACAGTGACAATGTAAGATTTACTTTACTTTTCACTGAAGTGAGCATTTTCCTGATTGTATCATTTTTCTTTACGTTCTCTTCAGAAAGTCTTGGCTGGTGCCCACGCAGTACCTGCTGGGCCTCTTCATGCTTTACCTTTCTTTCACGGTGAATTCATTGCTGCAGGATGAGAAAGGACCCAACGTGGTCACACTGACCGCCGTCTTCTTTATGCTTGCATTTCTGGCCGCAACACAGGTGAGTATTCATGATCACAGCGAGGCCAACACACTGAAAGATGAATGCATACATTTTACATCTGTATCTTGATTGCTTTATAGGATATAGCTGTGGATGGCTGGGCCCTGACCATGTTGTCCAGGGAAAATGTGGGCTATGCATCGACCTGTAATTCTGTAGGTCAGACAGCCGGCTACTTCCTGGGAAATGTCCTCTTTCTGGCACTGGAGTCTGCTAATTTTTGCAACAAATACCTCAGAATGGAGCCCAAGGACACGGGCATTGTCACCTTGCCAGGTATTGGTTtttatactgtatataaaaaCTTGAATACATTTTTGACAGGCGATGATTAAAGTTtaattcaggtgtgtttttacatgtttttcgCTGcagatttcttgtttttttggggaaTGGTGTTCCTGGTCTCCACCACGCTGGTGGCCATCTTCAAAAGGGAGAATGAGCACGCCAAAGGAAAGAGGAGAGTCCCAGAGGAGACTCACGGTGTCATGGAAACTTACAAGCTGCTGTTCACCATCCTCAAGATGCCCACAGTCTTCACATTTTGttctctgctgctcactgctaaAGTAAGGGGCATTTAAGTTGAAGCAGCTCTGTTGCGTTTAGGTGTTAATTCTGTAAGATTAATGTTCAGTGGGAGCATTTGTTCACCtggattttctctgtgtgttgtAGGTTggtttctctgcagcagatgCAGTTACAGGTCTaaagctggtggaggctggagttCCCAAGGAACAGCTGGCACTGCTGGCAGTGCCCATGGTTCCCCTGCAGATCCTTCTCCCAGTGGTCATCAGCAGATACACTGCAGGACCCCGACCTCTGGACGTCTTTTACAAGGCCTTCCCTTTCAGGTTGCACAGTTGTACGGCTTTACATTGTTGGATGCTCGTATTAAATGTAGTGACAGTGATGAATACTGCCCTGAAATGTACAttaaaacagctcctctcaggaTGAAGTTTTGACTTCACACTTTGTGTTAGTTTGCCCTTTGAAAGATCTCCTGTCAGAAAACAAGCTGTTTAAGACTAAGCAAAAGAATCAGTATCCAATAAATACTGTTCTTCACTGAAAATCCTGGAAAGAAACTTTAGCTAAGCTCAGGAATGTgaaatttaaatcattttttaactttgaaatgtACTGAGAAAGATTCTCCCTTAATCCCCAAAAGTATCTCTAACATTACCTGAATGGCAGATGTGCTGAACTAAAGCTTGTTCTGTGTTGCAGGCTCCTTATTGGACTGGAGTATGCTCTGCTGGTGTGGTGGACGCCCAGCGTCAAACAAGCAGGAGGGTTCCCGGTTTACTACTACGCCATCGTCCTGCTCAGCTACGCTGTGCATCAGGTTCGGTTTTTCTTTGCGATTCCTTAATATTTCAATTGCAATTGTAATATTTTTCACAAACCAGAAAGTCCCAGAAAGTGAGCcttcctctgtcttcctctaGGTGGCACTGTACAGCATGTACGTGGCTTGCATGGCGTTCCACGCCAAAGTGAGCGACCCGCTCATAGGTGGGACGTACATGACCCTGCTGAACACGGTCACGAACCTCGGAGGGAACTGGCCCTCCACCGTGGCCCTGTGGCTGGTCGATCCTCTGACCTCCAAAGAGTGTCAGGGAGCGGCGGGGCAGAGCTGCGGCTCCCCGGCCGAGGCGGGGGTAAGTGATCGGGAAGAGAGACTGAAACGCTCAACTGCATCCATGTTCTCATCTGGAAACCTTGTCTCTGTTGCTCCGAACCCTCAGCTGTGCGCCAAAGAAGGCGGCTCTTGCGTGACGACGCTGGACGGCTACTACGTGGAGTCCGTGGTGTGCGTGGTGATCGGGCTGGCCTGGTGGGTGTGGCTGGGGAAGAAAATGAggcggctgcaggagcagagccCCGCCGCCTGGAGGTGCAGAGCGAACCAGTGACCGGTCCGCCTCACTTCAGACACTTCTCGTCCTTTTTCACATGTTGGACGCGCTGTAAGTGTATCCCTGTCCCCCCCGGTCAAAACATCACCGTCGTCATGTGTTACATCCACGACTTGAAAAGGTCACCTGCGGTCCTGGCTCCAGACTGTAAACTAAAGCTTCCTCAAAGAGCTAGGGGGAATGTTGTGATCTTTTTAAATATACTCTGCTGCTTTAAATAGTGGAAACCAAACCAGAGCTGGGTCAAAGaatgtgtttcattgtttgaatttatttgaacTTGATTCCTTTCAGCAAGAAGTCACTTTTTGACTATTTAAACCGCTTCATATTCTGATCTTTGAACCCACAGAGACACATATCCATGTTTCAcccatttgttttcttttgttttttaaactttagAGTCAGAGAGGGCTGGACACACTCTAGCCaggtcaaaaacacacaaacacgtggCTTTATGGGAAGTTTAAAGTCATGAGTTCTTCTCGTACACCTGAGAATTCGTGGGCAGGGGGAACCTTCTTAGGCACTGAGGGATCATAAAGAGGGGGTAAAAAACTGGCAGCGTACCTGCACACGTCTGAGTCAACACTGTGTTGTGGTTTAGCCACTGAACTCCAGATGTGACGCAGTTTAGTTGAAAACTTCTGCTAatccagctgttttgtttgttgctcGACTCACATCTGTGTCagtacttttatttttgtaatcgattatttaagtatagatttttttttttttttccactctggtAATTTGTGCCTTGTTTCGTTTTTTTGGAAGACTTGAGAGGAACATTGTGAGTATTCCACTTGTTTAAGTGTCTAAGTTGTAACATAGTGTAGTTTTATagacgctgctgctgtgatttCTCTGTCAGGCTAAGAGCACATTCCCTCTGAAAAACTGCAAACTTTCCATCAGTCGAACATCAGATTTGTCCAGTTGAGAGAGGGGCGGGGCAGGACGGGTCTCCAGTCCATCGTGGGGGGGAACAGAGAGGGACGGGCAGCTATGGGAGATGTTAGACTGGAATACCCAAAGAAAACGTATCGCAAGAACATCGACTCTCTACACAGAAAATGGAGCACGCAGAGTTATGTCCTATCTGGTTATAACATAGAAACGGTCTCATCAACACTTTCACTTCTTCATTACTTTAACTCTCTAGAGGACCAATTTCAGATCTTAAGTCTTTTAAAATTTCCTTATTCCTAATGCAACACCTTACACAAGGTCctaattttcacatttatcaCTCACAGCCTTCGTTATGATTGTGGAGCAAGTATACGCTAAAGATTCCTCCATATTGAGACGTTACCAGCAGTCTTTAGATTAGAACAGTCACCAGCTCCACATTATGGCTCTGTGTCGCATATCCAGCTCCCCGCCGGAGTCTCGTTCTTGACGTTTTGTTGGCTTATCATTAAACGCTCAGCGTGTGAAGCAGAGGGGCATTGTGGGTCCGTGGCCGGCACAGCTTTTATTGCCCATCAGACATTTGAGATTTTGAGACCAGCATTTTTGAGACCTCTGTTAATGCCTATTCTGAACAGACGAGAAATGAAGGAAACCCGAGTTTCTGTTTGGTGCTGATTGATCCTCTTCAAAGCACAGACGTTCCTCACACACGTGATTCTGCGTACTTTCTGCTCATTATTATTTCTCTCGTTGACAGACACTATATTTGTTGCTTTGCGTTATGTTTGACAATCAGTTACTATAACCGCAGGTGTGTTGGAGCGCAGAGATGGCCTGTAAGAGGCGGGGCAAATGATCGGGGGgctaaaggttaaaaaaaacaaacaaaaaagtgtgGAGCCGGTCTCCCCTGGAGGCGTACAGCCACAGgaaaatgtatgtatggatcAGAGGGAGGATTTTTCAATTTTGTACAGCAAAAACAATGATAAAAGTAGAATTTGCTTTCTAAAACTCTAAAGTTTGAAGAGTTATGCTCTTTATTGTCTTTAGATCCATAAATAATATTCATCAGATCTCAGCCTCCCGCTTTGGAAATCCCCGATGTGGATGATCAGGGTAAAGTCTTGAGACTTTACGGCTGTTCATTGGGTTTACAAGTTTGATCTTGTAGTAAATTCCTCTAATTTGAACCATTTCATTTCAGGGTagtcattgttttaatttttcattttggaaTTTTTGTTGACCCATTATTTAAGAAAAGCAATTGCAGGTTGAAGGTATGTTGAGGAATCTAAAAATGTTAGCAGCTGTGCGTTTTAATGTTCTGATGATGAACGTGATGAACTTCGGCATTATAAGATGCAAATACTGAGATTTGAAACAAATCTGTGTAATTAAAGAAATATCCAAACACATGACACCGTGTCGTCACTTCTTGCCTAAAACTGGAACAAATATGAAAGACACCACGCAGTCTTTTTTGgtaatatttgtatttatagTTTTCCTTGCTTTTCAGGAGTTGTAAAATTTCCCTCTGAAACAGGTTGATGCTGATGCAGGAGAGGCTGGAAATGCCGATCCAGGTTTTCTGGAGCATTAaaaccctgcagctgcagacagtgtCCAGATCAACTGGTGCCACAGTCTCTGATATGAATTCACtcctggggtcaggggtcgggcCCCGACGTCCCCCAAGACGGCCGAGGTCAAGTTTCTTCCTGTGTGACCAGGCAAGGCGAGGGGTGGCGGCGGGATCCGGGGGGGAAGCAGCACCGATATCAgtttgatgatttcatttttagaCACTGATGCAGCCGGTAAGTGTTGTAGCCTGCAGAATTAATCTCACGTTAAAATGAGCTGTTTTACACATCATCCACAACAACAGTACacagacttctttttttttaatttcctatTAATTCAGGCTTTCTGATTCATCACAGGAAACGTAGCCTGTCTGAAACTCCATAAGACATAAAGCTATATTAATCCATCTGAGAACCTCTGCTTGTTTGCTACTCATGATAATTTATTTGATCTTTTTAAATAACAAACCTAATTGATATTATTTATTCGGAGCCAGGAAGCATTTCTGTGAAGATCTCTTCGGCTGGAAGCATTTCTCTGGCAGACGCTCATTCAAACCGCACAAAAGCACTTTGGACATCAGCGTTTGGACTGACTGCAGTCTGAATTGCTCCCATGCCGCCGTGCGCGTCCACGCCGCGCACGAGCCGGAGCTGGAGCTCCTCAAAAAGATTTTCTAGCCCTACTAGTCCGgtttgaggaggaggtgggacgAAGATTAACGGGTGTAGGAAAAGTGGCGAGACGGTGGCGTCCGGAGGCGCACGCACAAACTCCAGGCTGCAACAGTATATGTAGTGTGCAGATGTGCAATTTGGATTCTCATTGTCTCTAGCATCCAGAgctttttgctttgtttctttaaaaaaaaaaaaaaaaaaaagaaaagggaaaaaaaaaaagagaatgagCCAAGAAACTCTCCTAAACGGGCGCAGCGGGGTCATAGGTTCATACGTAGATGCTCGGGCCGTTTGGCCACGACCGGATAGGTCTGCTGCTTCATCTGGGCCAGGTTGACCCCGGCGGGCTGGCGGATGGGGAGCGGCGCCGAGGCctcggagctgctgctcatgtCCATCTGCTCCGGGGTGGACAGCTCCATCGCCTGGTCtggaggagactggaggacgCTGGGGCCTCTGCCGGGGACGAGGGGGCCCCGGGGCCAGCAGTCCGGCCCGGAGAACTTGACGGGGCtggaaagacaaagaagaaggGCTTCGTTATCACTGTGGGCGTAACGGAGACGAAATCAAGTTGCGTTTTCTCAGCACTGGTTGTTACCTGAGGGGTGTTCGCGGGCTGCCCATGATCCGTCGAGGTGAGCGGATCTTCGGCTCGAATGAGAActtttctttgatgttttccaAGACTGAGGGAGCGACATATGTGAAACCCTGTCAGGTAGAGAGACATAAAACACATACGAAACATCAGAGATGCAAACTTTGTTTGAGTTTCAGTCGTGACACAAAAACAATTAGcatttaaagcacaaaaagcAAATTACACCTAtcagaaacatttaaacaaTGGATGACACAGCTTTGCAGAAGTGTTATAAAGTCAGTATTGACTCCTCAATAAACTGACGCAATAAAAGAGAATAAAAGTTTTCTCGCAAACAAACCTAGATTTTTACAATTTCTCACCTCTAATATTCACAAGCAACAATGGTAATGTCAATATATTTGATATTTTGgtgctgcttttcttcagaTCAGGTAGATAAACAGGCCAAAACTGTCCCAAAAGAGGTTTGACCCTGGCCAACACGTAACCTTTCAAAGGCAGATCAGGACGAAGCATGAAACCACACTGAGACTcagtttgggggaaaaaaaatctacagtcTGCAGAAATCCTCTGAGAGACTAAAACCAACATTAATCTGCAGAGAAACGCTGTGGCTGTTAAGATTTCAGACTGACCTTCATGTTGTTTGAAAAGTGAACGATGGAAAAATTCTGCTTTTATGTTTAGGTTATTGTGCTGCTGGTTTACTGTTCTGGACTAACCGAGATCAAACTATTTTGTCTGTGGTCCTCGAACTAAAAAGAGTACAATGACCCTGAATGCACACAAAGTGTTTGATTAATTACCAGGTATCCCCCAAGAAatcattaataaataaagaaaacagtatTTCCCTCTAAGTTTGATCATCTtgtccctgaaaacacacattttttttcccttttggcACAGAGTGAGATTACTGGAAAACGAGCAGACAGCATTTAATTCAGCACTTTGTGGAAAACATGGCCGACTGTTACCAGGAAAGCTTGATTGGCGCTCTCACTGAGGGTGGAGTCGTCCGGGCTGTCGACGGGCGTCTGACTGGTGAACTTGGAATCAAACTGACTCACGTCTTCTGCTGATTGCTGTGAGGGTCGGAGGGTGAGAGACACAGGTGAGGAGGCACAGCAACGTGAGCAGGTGTGACTCTGCACTGGAGACGGATTGAAACAGGAGAGGACCTGGATCTCCATTACAGCTCCAAacctgacctccagctgctcccgCGGCCTCAATCGTCAACAACACTGTTCTTAAGTTTCCCTCCTAAAACTGCAGGACGGCGCGATTGCTCACCAGGAAAGGCTTGAAAGGAGGCTCCACTTTCCGAGCCAGCAGATCTTCCCAGTTGATGTGTCGAAAGAAGGGATGAGCCTACGGGACAGAACGTGGTGAGAAAACATCAGTCCAGTGAAAACCAGCCTGATCAACCTGCAGGTGTCAATACGAGACAGTGTTGGATATTTAGTGGCGCAAAGTAACACTGTAAGCTCAgtatctgcaaaaaaaaatcgagAGTCACGAAAGGTACTGTCTCTGGAAACAGCTGCTATGAAGTTGTGAAGAGATGAACACGCagaaatagaagaaaaacacttctaTGCGCATAATTCTAAAATGTTGCTTCCTTTAAAACAgtacatcttaaaaaaaaaaaaattataatgtGATGAAAGCTCCTTTTTTTATTAGAATCGCTTTATTATTGTGTTCACACTAACCTGCACTTCGGTGGcgtctcctgctcctgctcccagTCGAGAGGAGGCGTTTCTCTTCAGCAACTGAATAACCAACATacacatgttaaaaaataaactaaactctGACATCTGAGAAAAAtggtttgatttaaaaagaactGAAACTAATAAAGCCGACTGACCCGTTTGAGGAGATCTCTGGCTTCCTGTGTGAGGTAGGGAGGGAGGCTGAGTTTGCACTTCAGGATCTTGTCGatggttttctttctgttttccccGGTGAAAGGTGGCTGCGAAGAcgagcaaaaagaaagaaagattacTCTGGCAATGTAAATCTGGATTTGTTTTTATAAAGATGAAGAGTGACGTTCAAGGATTTCAACTGACCGCTCCGGTGAGCATGTCGTACATGAGAGCCCCCAGACTCCACCAGTCCACCGCCCGGTTGTGTCCACTTCTCATCAGGATCTCTGGCGCCCTGAAAGGATGCAGCGGCGTTACTGAGCAGAGGAGAAAAGCCTTAAAGAAAAGCTGGGAAATAAGAGGAAGGTGCGCTCACATGTATTCAATGGTGCCGCAGAAGGTGTGTGTCACCGTGCCGTCGTGAATGGACTCTTTACACAGACCGAAGTCCGTCAGCTTTACATGGCCTGgaggaaacaacacaaactgatGTTATATATTTTACAGTCATTCTGACGACGAGCTGATTTCCTCGCGCTTCGCTCACCTTGGCTGTTGAGCATGATGTTCTCGGGCTTCAGGTCTCGGTAGATGATTCCCTTCTGGTGCAGGTGGCCCAGAGCCATGGAGATTTCTGCCAGGTAAAAActacacacaccagcagacagCGTCAAGGATGAGCTTTGAACTGAACGATGTTGGGTGTGAAATCAGCGCTGCTCACCAGGCTGTGTCCTCCATGAAGATGCCCTCCCGCTCCAGCTGCATGAAGagctctcctcctgcacaggGACACACGGTTCAGGCTgaagccaacacacacacatccctacATTCCCTCTTTCTTGGTGACATGTTTATAAACTCTATCTATTTCATAAGAAATGGAGATGGAACGAGCCTGCAGCGTGTATTTAACGTCTCTCACTCCTGGTATGTTACACGGCTCAGTATTGACTAAAACAACCCAACTGCAGCAGAAGTGGAGTGATTTCACACTGCTTGTCTGATCTGCATGTCTTGCACTGACCGCTGAGGTACTCCAGGATGAGATACAGCTTTCCCCCGGTCTGGAAGGCGTAGATAAGATCGACAATGAAGGGATGCTTCACTTCCTCCAGGATGTTCCTCTCCGCCTTGGTGTGAGCCGTGTCCTTGGCGTTGCGCACAATCATAGCCTGTTGGGCCCCGAGGAGCCCCAGATTATCAAGGTTAATCGAGAAGCAAGACACGTGAGAGTATAACAAGTTGAGAACTAccgtgttgtgtttttgtttttctattaagCTACAAGTGCaagcagaaagacagaaaacctACAAATAATAGCAAAGCGTAATTTCTTTGT
The sequence above is a segment of the Salarias fasciatus chromosome 14, fSalaFa1.1, whole genome shotgun sequence genome. Coding sequences within it:
- the slc33a1 gene encoding acetyl-coenzyme A transporter 1, which translates into the protein MELSDLMNGRQRKLGGGSALSENMRSTNREEISSSEPEVDDEADGLLRGSDSEDRRHGRVRPGIRGELGNVLLLLFLYVLQGIPLGLAGSIPLILQSKSVSYRDQAFFSFVFWPFSLKLLWAPLVDALYFSRFGRRKSWLVPTQYLLGLFMLYLSFTVNSLLQDEKGPNVVTLTAVFFMLAFLAATQDIAVDGWALTMLSRENVGYASTCNSVGQTAGYFLGNVLFLALESANFCNKYLRMEPKDTGIVTLPDFLFFWGMVFLVSTTLVAIFKRENEHAKGKRRVPEETHGVMETYKLLFTILKMPTVFTFCSLLLTAKVGFSAADAVTGLKLVEAGVPKEQLALLAVPMVPLQILLPVVISRYTAGPRPLDVFYKAFPFRLLIGLEYALLVWWTPSVKQAGGFPVYYYAIVLLSYAVHQVALYSMYVACMAFHAKVSDPLIGGTYMTLLNTVTNLGGNWPSTVALWLVDPLTSKECQGAAGQSCGSPAEAGLCAKEGGSCVTTLDGYYVESVVCVVIGLAWWVWLGKKMRRLQEQSPAAWRCRANQ
- the rps6kb1b gene encoding ribosomal protein S6 kinase beta-1 — translated: MAGVFDIDLDQPEDNVSDDEIEEAQINEIMDQCSGFEFNMDDCEKIEISEDNVNQGTENIRPECFELLRVLGKGGYGKVFQVRKVVGAASGKIFAMKVLKKAMIVRNAKDTAHTKAERNILEEVKHPFIVDLIYAFQTGGKLYLILEYLSGGELFMQLEREGIFMEDTACFYLAEISMALGHLHQKGIIYRDLKPENIMLNSQGHVKLTDFGLCKESIHDGTVTHTFCGTIEYMAPEILMRSGHNRAVDWWSLGALMYDMLTGAPPFTGENRKKTIDKILKCKLSLPPYLTQEARDLLKRLLKRNASSRLGAGAGDATEVQAHPFFRHINWEDLLARKVEPPFKPFLQSAEDVSQFDSKFTSQTPVDSPDDSTLSESANQAFLGFTYVAPSVLENIKEKFSFEPKIRSPRRIMGSPRTPLSPVKFSGPDCWPRGPLVPGRGPSVLQSPPDQAMELSTPEQMDMSSSSEASAPLPIRQPAGVNLAQMKQQTYPVVAKRPEHLRMNL